In a single window of the Brachionichthys hirsutus isolate HB-005 chromosome 18, CSIRO-AGI_Bhir_v1, whole genome shotgun sequence genome:
- the hif1aa gene encoding hypoxia inducible factor 1 subunit alpha a, whose amino-acid sequence MDTITVPEKKRVSSERRKEKSRDAARCRRGKESEVFYQLAQELPMPHGLSSSLDKASIMRLAISYLRLRKLLGTDKPIAEEETELDLQLSGSYLKALEGFLMVLSEDGDMIYLSESINKCLGLAQLDLTGHSVFDFIHPCDQEEVREMLIHRTGLKKSKELNTERSFFLRMKCTLTSRGRTVNVKSATWKVLRCSGHVHVYDGRAERTPTGQEEPPVPYLVLICDPIPHPSNIEVPLDTKTFLSRHTMDMKFTYCDERITELVGYDPEDLLNRSVYEYYHAQDSDHLTKTHQNLFAKGQVCTGQYRMLAKRGGFVWVETQATVIYNNKNSQPQCVVCVNFVLSGIQEEELILSLEQTQGVKPVKEELQEGEKVLLRENHRDLSKEAGPEVDVIKLFTRAAEAKPPSSLYDELKKEPEALTLLAPAAGDTIIPLDFSCPESEMQPLTDVPVYNDVMLPSTSDKLALPFSPLPHSEPLLLAAAAAASSDDTKASSASPAGSSVAGAPLDFCFPMDSDMSSDFKLDLVEKLFAIDTEPKTPFTTQPMDDLDLETLAPYIPMDDDFQLRSLPSDQPLSCGPVRLVHSRSPPVCVTQDIRSYPGSPFSSPFSSPGSRAASPAPPEPRSTTHLANILAKRTTQTETDASLAAQTTQRKRKLADLKEAIEQGNPCRGQVEQGKKSKSSDSGTTRTILLLPSDVASRLLGCTSEGTGYLFTLPQLTRDDCEVNAPLQGRQYLLQGEELLRALDHVN is encoded by the exons ggtgagctcggagaggaggaaggagaagtcgAGGGACGCGGCGCGATGCCGGCGTGGGAAGGAGTCGGAGGTGTTCTACCAGCTGGCCCAGGAGCTGCCCATGCCCCACGGCCTCAGCTCCAGCCTGGACAAGGCCTCCATCATGAGGCTCGCCATCAGCTACCTGCGCTTGAGGAAGCTCCTCGGCACAG ATAAGCCAAtagcagaggaggaaacggagcTTGATTTACAGCTGAGCGGCTCCTACCTAAAGGCTCTGGAGGGGTTTCTCATGGTGCTGTCTGAAGACGGAGATATGATCTACCTCTCAGAGAGCATCAACAAGTGCCTCGGCTTGGCACAG ctggacctgaCCGGCCACAGCGTGTTTGACTTCATTCATCCCTGCgaccaggaggaggtgagggagaTGCTGATCCACAGGACGG GCCTTAAAAAGTCCAAGGAGCTGAACACGGAGCGCAGCTTCTTCCTCCGAATGAAGTGCACTCTCACGAGCAGGGGCCGCACGGTCAACGTGAAATCAGCCACGTGGAAG GTGCTCCGCTGCTCGGGCCACGTTCACGTCTACGACGGCCGCGCCGAGCGGACCCCCACCGGGCAGGAGGAGCCGCCGGTCCCCTACCTCGTTCTCATTTGTGACCCCATCCCACACCCCTCCAACATCGAGGTCCCTCTTGACACCAAGACCTTCCTCAGCCGCCACACAATGGACATGAAGTTCACGTATTGTGACGAGAG GATCACTGAGCTCGTGGGTTACGATCCAGAGGACCTGCTGAACCGCTCCGTGTACGAGTACTATCATGCTCAAGACTCGGACCACCTCACCAAGACTCACCAGAACT TGTTTGCGAAAGGCCAGGTCTGCACAGGCCAGTACCGGATGCTGGCCAAGAGGGGGGGGTTTGTGTGGGTGGAAACTCAGGCCACAGTCATCTACAACAACAAGAACTCTCAGCCGCAGTGTGTCGTCTGTGTCAACTTCGTGCTCAG TGgcatccaggaggaggagctgatccTGTCTCTGGAGCAGACGCAGGGTGTGAAGCCAGtaaaggaggagctgcaggagggagagaaggtTCTCCTGAGGGAGAACCACCGTGACCTGTCGAAGGAGGCGGGCCCAGAGGTGGATGTGATCAAACTGTTCACTCGCGCGGCAGAGGCCAAGCCGCCGTCGAGCTTGTACGACGAACTGAAGAAGGAGCCCGAGGCCCTCACCCTGCTGGCCCCGGCGGCCGGGGACACCATCATCCCTCTGGACTTCAGCTGCCCCG AATCAGAAATGCAGCCGCTGACGGATGTCCCCGTCTACAATGACGTGATGCTTCCCTCCACCAGTGACAAGCTGGCCCTGCCCTTTTCCCCTCTGCCGCACAGCgagcccctcctcctcgccgccgccgccgccgcctcctctgaTGATACAAAAGCCTCGTCCGCTTCACCGGCCGGCTCCTCGGTG GCTGGCGCTCCGCTGGACTTCTGCTTCCCCATGGACTCTGACATGAGTTCGGATTTCAAGCTGGACTTGGTGGAGAAGCTTTTTGCCATCGATACAGAACCCAAGACCCCGTTTACTACACAG CCAATGGACGACTTGGATCTGGAGACGCTCGCCCCCTACATCCCGATGGATGATGACTTCCAGCTGCGCAGCCTCCCCTCCGACCAGCCTCTGTCCTGTGGACCGGTCAGGCTGGTCCACAGCCGGAGTCCTCCAGTGTGCGTTACGCAGGACATCCGCAGCTACCCCGGCTCCCCGTTCAGCTCCCCGTTCAGCTCCCCAGGCAGCCGGGCAGCTTCCCCAGCACCGCCCGAGCCACGGAGCACCACCCATCTCGCTAACATCCTTGCTAAGAG GACCACACAGACGGAGACGGACGCGTCACTGGCAGCTCAGACCACGCAGCGCAAAAGAAAACTGGCTGACCTAAAAGAGGCAATTGAACAG GGAAATCCGTGCCGGGGACAAGTGGAGCAGGGCAAAAAGTCGAAGTCCTCCGACTCGGGGACAACCAGGACGATACTGCTGCTGCCGTCGG ATGTGGCAAGTCGCCTGTTGGGCTGCACTTCAGAGGGCACCGGCTATCTCTTCACGCTGCCACAGCTCACCCGCGACGACTGCGAGGTCAACGCCCCCTTGCAGGGCCGCCAGTACCTgctgcagggggaggagctgctgcgAGCGCTGGACCACGTCAATTGA
- the LOC137908103 gene encoding serine protease HTRA2, mitochondrial-like isoform X2: MAATPVRRCLLSALRRHARCQSRGLNSLTERTVHQVSSDRGAERQTSLDTGPPAGWDRRRNRGSSRLFASVSVGLGLCGAAFVDSQKDEQAKDKRRSASERCLRFILSPASCASPFKPDSPRYKYNFIADVVEKSTPAVVYIEIVGRHPFSGREVAVSNGSGFIVSSDGLIVTNAHVVANKRGVRVKLTNGEVYNATVQDVDPVADIATIKISAKNPLPTLALGRSSDVRQGEFVVAMGSPFSLRNTITSGIVSSVQRGSKELGLSNSNMEYIQTDAAIDFGNSGGPLINLDGEVIGINTMKVTAGISFAIPSDCLRRFLDQAAKKKSSWFGEAEAKRRYIGVTMLTLTQSIIAELKLRDPSFPDVTHGILIHRVIMGSPASRAGMLPGDVVVEINGVKVNTAEEIYQAVRISSDQITMVVQRRHELLRLQMTPEYIE; encoded by the exons ATGGCAGCGACTCCTGTCAGAAGGTGTTTACTCTCAGCGCTGAGGCGCCACGCCAGGTGTCAAAGCCGTGGACTTAACTCTTTGACAGAGAGGACAGTCCACCAGGTGTCCTCTGACAGGGGAGCGGAGAGACAGACAAGTCTGGACACGGGACCCCCTGCGGGGTGGGACAGAAGACGGAACCGCGGCAGCTCCCGTCTGTTCGCGTCCGTGTCCGTGGGATTAGGACTCTGTGGCGCGGCGTTTGTCGACAGTCAGAAAGACGAACAAGCAAAGGACAAAAGACGATCTGCGTCTGAGCGGTGTCTCCGTTTCATTCTGTCACCGGCTTCGTGCGCGTCTCCCTTTAAACCCGACAGCCCCCGCTATAAATACAACTTTATCGCAGATGTTGTGGAAAAGTCCACGCCGGCTGTCGTGTACATTGAAATCGTGGGCAG ACACCCTTTTTCAGGAAGAGAAGTGGCGGTGTCGAACGGCTCGGGCTTCATCGTCAGCAGCGACGGTCTCATCGTCACCAACGCACACGTCGTGGCCAACAAGAGAGGCGTGCGTGTGAAGCTCACCAACGGCGAGGTGTACAACGCGACCGTGCAAGATGTCGATCCGGTGGCAGACATCGCCACCATCAAAATCTCTGCAAAG AACCCCCTGCCCACACTCGCCCTCGGTCGGTCATCTGACGTGCGACAAGGAGAGTTTGTGGTCGCTATGGGAAGTCCGTTTTCTTTACGAAATACAATCACGTCAGGAATCGTCAGCTCGGTGCAGAGAGGCAGTAAGGAGCTGGGCCTGTCCAACTCCAACATGGAGTACATCCAGACTGACGCCGCCATTGAC tttGGTAACTCTGGAGGCCCCCTGATTAACTTG GATGGTGAAGTCATCGGCATAAACACCATGAAGGTCACTGCAGGAATCTCCTTCGCAATTCCGTCCGATTGCCTGAGACGTTTTCTCGATCAAGCGGCGAAGAAAAAGA GCTCTTGGTTCGGCGAGGCTGAGGCGAAGCGGCGGTACATCGGCGTGACGATGCTGACGCTGACTCAGAG CATCATTGCAGAGTTAAAGCTGAGAGATCCGTCCTTCCCAGATGTGACGCATGGCATCCTGATTCACAGAGTGATCATGGGCTCCCCTGCTAGCCG AGCCGGCATGCTTCCGGGGGACGTCGTCGTGGAGATAAACGGCGTGAAGGTGAACACCGCAGAGGAGATCTACCAGGCCGTCCGCATCAGCAGCgaccagatcaccatggtggtGCAGAGAAGACACGAGCTGCTTCGACTGCAAATGACTCCCGAGTACATAGAGTGA
- the LOC137908103 gene encoding serine protease HTRA2, mitochondrial-like isoform X1 — MAATPVRRCLLSALRRHARCQSRGLNSLTERTVHQVSSDRGAERQTSLDTGPPAGWDRRRNRGSSRLFASVSVGLGLCGAAFVDSQKDEQAKDKRRSASERCLRFILSPASCASPFKPDSPRYKYNFIADVVEKSTPAVVYIEIVGRHPFSGREVAVSNGSGFIVSSDGLIVTNAHVVANKRGVRVKLTNGEVYNATVQDVDPVADIATIKISAKVSLRDTICGRQRLPHSLRSLSRQNPLPTLALGRSSDVRQGEFVVAMGSPFSLRNTITSGIVSSVQRGSKELGLSNSNMEYIQTDAAIDFGNSGGPLINLDGEVIGINTMKVTAGISFAIPSDCLRRFLDQAAKKKSSWFGEAEAKRRYIGVTMLTLTQSIIAELKLRDPSFPDVTHGILIHRVIMGSPASRAGMLPGDVVVEINGVKVNTAEEIYQAVRISSDQITMVVQRRHELLRLQMTPEYIE; from the exons ATGGCAGCGACTCCTGTCAGAAGGTGTTTACTCTCAGCGCTGAGGCGCCACGCCAGGTGTCAAAGCCGTGGACTTAACTCTTTGACAGAGAGGACAGTCCACCAGGTGTCCTCTGACAGGGGAGCGGAGAGACAGACAAGTCTGGACACGGGACCCCCTGCGGGGTGGGACAGAAGACGGAACCGCGGCAGCTCCCGTCTGTTCGCGTCCGTGTCCGTGGGATTAGGACTCTGTGGCGCGGCGTTTGTCGACAGTCAGAAAGACGAACAAGCAAAGGACAAAAGACGATCTGCGTCTGAGCGGTGTCTCCGTTTCATTCTGTCACCGGCTTCGTGCGCGTCTCCCTTTAAACCCGACAGCCCCCGCTATAAATACAACTTTATCGCAGATGTTGTGGAAAAGTCCACGCCGGCTGTCGTGTACATTGAAATCGTGGGCAG ACACCCTTTTTCAGGAAGAGAAGTGGCGGTGTCGAACGGCTCGGGCTTCATCGTCAGCAGCGACGGTCTCATCGTCACCAACGCACACGTCGTGGCCAACAAGAGAGGCGTGCGTGTGAAGCTCACCAACGGCGAGGTGTACAACGCGACCGTGCAAGATGTCGATCCGGTGGCAGACATCGCCACCATCAAAATCTCTGCAAAGGTGAGCTTGCGAGACACAATA TGTGGGCGGCAGCGCTTGCCTCACTCTCTCCGCTCTCTCTCCCGACAGAACCCCCTGCCCACACTCGCCCTCGGTCGGTCATCTGACGTGCGACAAGGAGAGTTTGTGGTCGCTATGGGAAGTCCGTTTTCTTTACGAAATACAATCACGTCAGGAATCGTCAGCTCGGTGCAGAGAGGCAGTAAGGAGCTGGGCCTGTCCAACTCCAACATGGAGTACATCCAGACTGACGCCGCCATTGAC tttGGTAACTCTGGAGGCCCCCTGATTAACTTG GATGGTGAAGTCATCGGCATAAACACCATGAAGGTCACTGCAGGAATCTCCTTCGCAATTCCGTCCGATTGCCTGAGACGTTTTCTCGATCAAGCGGCGAAGAAAAAGA GCTCTTGGTTCGGCGAGGCTGAGGCGAAGCGGCGGTACATCGGCGTGACGATGCTGACGCTGACTCAGAG CATCATTGCAGAGTTAAAGCTGAGAGATCCGTCCTTCCCAGATGTGACGCATGGCATCCTGATTCACAGAGTGATCATGGGCTCCCCTGCTAGCCG AGCCGGCATGCTTCCGGGGGACGTCGTCGTGGAGATAAACGGCGTGAAGGTGAACACCGCAGAGGAGATCTACCAGGCCGTCCGCATCAGCAGCgaccagatcaccatggtggtGCAGAGAAGACACGAGCTGCTTCGACTGCAAATGACTCCCGAGTACATAGAGTGA
- the mis18bp1 gene encoding mis18-binding protein 1 has product MASYQHLRQHTQPRFESPAKVFAKLKAKVQREMCAYERTSTTSDPRCQVGHKRAGVSSWVADGLRENERFGSYRREMQPLTISPTSSPQKSCGRSCSDLGSRPVVLLSPLVNRGRGHAPRKTTARETAHMFEPRFSVRDSDVTTRNNTQPVLEENGSPVKSSAGVYTPMRNRLRKRAGDSNNVSCLAKGLCGDVQAKKPSSASFQDESHNDARLQALVPDGETFTVRTRNHLAAPPSAVKKRCFVALEQIPSMSPAKTFAFMKERESRRKQQQEVQGIGVGARRAPDRGHFHRLKNALFADHNADEAECKAFPRVPGTVVPFDRSGVEPPSSPSDTDLSVTPAVPPQRVIEDPLILNSPQVSIPKKNEPVFKRNRGIKPIKFPSESVIYLERWHLMKGTKGLYVEGIHREEGIQWNSNIVVDRVSTRVLKTVSGRVYILVGKMALLVETGFPKWLLKRFAHGFPANWKKLYEKFLSESKKETTRNRERGATAKPKSEASVSHSVKRHQKNPVKTPDSCLPASSSSSKVSRSGRLIKAPLEYWKGGRVTLDSQMNVTIHECYEPSIIYPEVTKPASAGAFRKPACAYLPRSGGLKQSDKASEEKTTAPLRKVKAPVQRRNKAKVIPERKPCHSPKASRDALTSSEEHYDINTRSRQRHSAAPRKQSKPEKSSARREHEKKKPSLRLSDNMKSPDISVREKTPTGESSNEDLIIRRKRWSKRGHGDNGDKLRPSRISEESETDLRRRTRDAAQKPAKHKRRERTKPVNKSTRSATERKGNATIPPERDDDKWTEAEITRLQEAVGSYPKHINGYWEKVARSVGTRSAEECYSQHTSQETSRTPAKRAKKKNVEAPKPPVTAYPVISARVGTLKRKQQVRHFLETMPRENVEDVFSSEYMQSKRFEIPSMCPSEDHDFAMSDLEPTTPMSNVFPEAKTPQCLHITPRMMGSPNRSNDDKYVFQLQKRMKMNRFNVCKPAPPTKSFSPTPSVKRTLRRCVNTENDNFVVWEMFPGNNGALPESGEEEDFYFSDND; this is encoded by the exons atggcgtCGTATCAGCATTTAAGACAACACACGCAACCCCGGTTCGAATCTCCTGCCAAGGTGTTTGCTAAACTAAAAGCCAAAGTGCAGCGAGAGATGTGCGCGTACGAGAGGACTTCTACAACCAGCGATCCCCGGTGTCAGGTCGGCCATAAACGAGCAGGAGTCAGCTCATGGGTGGCGGATGGACTCCGAGAGAACGAGAGGTTTGGTTCTTATCGACGCGAAATGCAGCCCTTGACCATTTCGCCCACATCCAGCCCTCAGAAAAGCTGCGGGCGTTCTTGTTCAGACCTCGGCAGCAGGCCGGTGGTGCTTTTATCTCCTTTGGTTAACAGAGGACGCGGACACGCACCGAGAAAGACAACGGCACGGGAGACCGCGCATATGTTCGAGCCCCGCTTCTCAGTCAGAGACTCGGACGTGACTACAAGGAATAATACTCAGCCGGTGCTCGAGGAGAATGGTTCTCCTGTGAAGTCTTCGGCCGGGGTGTACACCCCCATGAGGAACAGGTTGAGAAAGAGAGCCGGGGATTCGAACAACGTCAGCTGCCTTGCAAAAGGGCTCTGCGGTGATGTCCAGGCAAAGAAACCCTCCAGCGCTTCCTTTCAGGATGAGAGCCACAACGACGCACGCCTGCAGGCTTTGGTTCCCGATGGAGAGACCTTTACTGTCCGGACACGGAACCACTTGGCGGCCCCTCCGTCTGCTGTAAAGAAAC gttgttttgttgctttggAGCAAATTCCCTCAATGTCTCCAGCAAAGACATTTGCCTTTATGAAGGAGAGGGAAAGTAGacggaagcagcagcaggaggttcAAGGCATCGGGGTCGGGGCAAGGCGTGCCCCTGATAGAG GTCATTTCCATCGGCTCAAAAATGCACTCTTTGCCGATCACAATGCGGATGAGGCCGAGTGCAAGGCGTTTCCGAGGGTTCCGGGAACCGTGGTTCCTTTTGACCGCTCTGGGGTggagccccccagcagcccGTCGGACACGGATCTCTCCGTGACCCCGGCTGTCCCACCGCAACGTGTGATCGAAGACCCGCTTATCCTCAATTCACCTCAAGTTTCCATCCCGAAGAAAAATGAGCCTGTGTTCAAGCGCAACAGAGGGATTAAACCCATTAAATTCCCAAGC gagAGTGTGATATATCTCGAGCGGTGGCACTTGATGAAGGGTACGAAGGGCCTGTATGTCGAAGGAATCCACAG AGAGGAAGGCATACAATGGAACAGTAACATCGTCGTGGACAGAGTATCGACTCGTGTTCTCAAGACCGTCTCCGGCAGGGTTTACATTTTAGTTGGCAAGATGGCGCTGCTTGTTGAAACTG GCTTCCCTAAGTGGCTTCTGAAGAGGTTCGCCCATGGGTTTCCTGCAAACTGGAAGAAGCTTTACGAAAAGTTCCTGTCAGAGTCAAAAAA AGAAACAacgaggaacagagaaagaggcGCTACGGCAAAGCCGAAATCTGAGGCGTCCGTCAGCCATTCCGTAAAACGGCACCAGAAAAATCCTGTGAAGACCC CTGATTCATGCCTTCCtgcctcctcatcttcttcaaaAGTATCTCGAAGTGGTCGTCTCATCAAAGCACCTCTCGAGTACTGGAAAGGAGGGCGAGTCACTCTGGATTCACAGATGAACGTTACCATCCATGAATGTTATGAACCCTCTATCATCTACCCT GAGGTCACCAAACCAGCGTCCGCGGGGGCATTTCGGAAACCTGCATGTGCATACCTGCCTCGCAGCGGAG GCCTTAAGCAAAGTGACAAAGCAAGCGAGGAGAAGACGACGGCACCACTAAGAAAGGTCAAGGCTCCAGTCCAACGACGCAATAAGGCCAAAGTTATCCCTGAGAGGAAACCCTGTCATTCACCCAAAGCCTCTAGAGACGCATTGACAAGTTCTGAGGAGCACTATGATATAAACACCAGGTCCAGACAGAGGCATTCCGCTGCCCCTCGAAAACAAAGCAAACCGGAAAAGTCTTCAGCAAGACGGGAGCATGAGAAGAAAAAGCCTTCGCTGAGATTATCGGACAACATGAAGTCCCCGGATATTTCTGTAAGGGAAAAAACACCGACGGGTGAGTCGTCAAATGAAGATTTAATCATTCGTAGAAAGAGGTGGAGCAAGAGGGGGCACGGGGATAACGGCGACAAGTTGCGGCCAAGTCGCATCTCGGAGGAAAGCGAGACAGACCTGAGAAGGAGAACCAGAGACGCTGCACAAAAACCAGCAAAACACAAACGGAGGGAACGCACAAAGCCGGTGAATAAGTCGACACGGTCTGCCACTGAACGCAAAGGAAACGCAACGATTCCACCAGAGCGAGACGACGACAAGTGGACCGAAGCAGAGATTACGAGGCTACAAGA GGCTGTTGGTTCCTATCCTAAACACATCAATGGCTACTGGGAAAAAGTGGCACGAAGCGTTGGGACACGTTCAGCGGAGGAGTGCTACAGCCAGCACACGTCCCAGGAAACCTCCCGGACTCCGGCGAAGAGagccaaaaagaaaaacgtgGAAGCGCCGAAACCCCCAG TTACAGCCTATCCTGTCATCTCCGCCCGGGTGGGAACCTtaaagaggaagcagcaggtgcGTCATTTCCTGGAGACCATGCCCAGAGAAAATGTCGAAGACGTTTTCAGCTCTGAGTATATGCAGAGCAAACGCTTTGag ATCCCCTCCATGTGTCCCAGCGAAGACCACGACTTCGCGATGTCAGACCTGGAGCCCACGACGCCCATGTCGAACGTCTTCCCTGAAGCCAAGACTCCTCAGTGTTTGCACATCACTCCCAGGATGATGGGCTCCCCAAACAG GAGCAACGACGATAAGTACGTGTTTCAGCTCCAGAAGAGGATGAAAATGAATCGGTTCAACGTCTGCAAACCGGCTCCTCCTACAAAG AGCTTCTCGCCAACACCGTCAGTTAAACGGACACTGAGGAGATGCGTTAACACGG aAAATGACAACTTTGTGGTCTGGGAGATGTTCCCTGGAAACAATGGAGCGTTGCCTGaaagtggagaggaagaggacttTTACTTCTCAGACAACGACTGA
- the tpp1 gene encoding tripeptidyl-peptidase 1, whose protein sequence is MSALLTFSIPLLFSPLVWSGYLEPDQDVLMPDDWTRVGRVDPKQELQLTFALKQQNIALLEETLRRVSDPDSAQYGKYLTLEDVSSLVRPSELTQKVVHRWLGSHGIKNCLTVHTQDFLQCSITAEVAESLLSGSKFHHYIRDGQSVVRSSSPYSVSDDIHQHLDFVGGLHRFPPKGRQDYSKAYSIRKNRSKAGFHLGVTPAVLRKRYNLTATDVGAAQNNSQAVAQFLEQYYHPADLDEFMSLFGRSFQHLSQVDRIVGTQGAGKAGLEASLDVEYIMSTGANIPTWVFTIRGRHESQEPFLQWIVLLSNASDLPWVHTISYGDDEDSLSTAYMTRINTEFMKAGVRGMSLLFASGDSGAGCKHLDKENNAFRPSFPASSPYVTTVGGTSFKNPFKVTSEVTDYISGGGFSNAFRMPDYQVSAVNAYLKTGAASLPPPSYFNTSGRAYPDMAALSDNYWVVTNRIPIPWVSGTSASTPVVGGVLSLINDRRLLKGLPVLGFFNPRLYKLQGQALFDVTEGCHLSCLDEQVQGRGFCAAPSWDPVTGWGTPNYPALLAVLLSE, encoded by the exons ATGAGCGCGCT ACTGACCTTCTCCATACCCTTGTTATTCAGCCCACTGGTCTGGAGTGGATATCTAGAACCTGACCAAGATGTTCT GATGCCAGACGACTGGACTCGTGTGGGTCGGGTTGACCCCaaacaggagctgcagctcaccTTTGCCCTAAAGCAGCAGAACATTGCGCTTCTGGAGGAAACACTAAGACGGGTGTCCGACCCCGACTCGGCTCAGTACG GTAAATACCTCACCCTGGAGGACGTGTCCTCTCTCGTGCGTCCGTCTGAACTGACCCAGAAAGTGGTGCATCGCTGGCTCGGGAGCCATGGGATTAAAAACTGCCTGACTGTTCACACGCAGGACTTTTTACAGTGCAGCATAACGGCAGA GGTTGCAGAATCGTTGCTTTCAGGCAGTAAGTTCCACCATTACATCCGAGATGGCCAGTCTGTGGTGAGGTCATCCTCTCCATATTCTGTCAGTGACGACATTCATCAACACCTGGACTTCG TTGGAGGGCTTCACCGCTTCCCTCCCAAAGGGCGACAGGATTATTCCAAAGCCTACTCCATCAGGAAAAATCGTTCAAAAGCAGGGTTTCACCTCGGGGTGACTCCCGCCGTCTTGAGGAAGCGCTATAACCTCACGGCGACTGACGTGGGAGCGGCTCAGAACAACAGCCAGGCTGTAGCTCAG TTCTTGGAGCAGTATTACCATCCTGCAGACCTGGATGAGTTCATGAGCTTATTTGGCAGAAGCTTCCAGCACCTCTCTCAGGTAGACCGGATAGTGGGGACTCAGGGAGCAGGAAAGGCCGGCCTGGAGGCCAGCCTGGATGTCGAGTACATCATGAGCACAGGGGCAAACATCCCTACATGGGTCTTCACTATTCGAG GTCGCCATGAATCCCAGGAGCCCTTCCTGCAGTGGATCGTGTTGCTTAGCAACGCTTCCGACCTGCCCTGGGTCCACACCATCAGCTACGGGGACGATGAGGACAGCCTGTCCACTGCGTACATGACGCGCATCAACACAGAGTTCATGAAGGCTGGAGTCAGGGGAATGTCTTTGCTCTTTGCTTCCG GTGATAGTGGTGCAGGATGCAAACATTTGGATAAAGAGAACAATGCCTTCAGACCAAGTTTTCCTGCCTCAAG CCCATATGTCACCACGGTGGGAGGAACCTCCTTCAAAAACCCGTTTAAAGTCACATCTGAAGTTACGGATTACATCAGTGGAGGCGGCTTCAGCAATGCCTTCAGGATGCCCGACTACCAG GTCAGCGCTGTGAATGCGTATCTCAAGACTGGAGCGGCGTCCCTCCCACCGCCGTCGTATTTCAACACCAGCGGCAGAGCCTATCCAGACATGGCTGCCCTGTCTGATAACTACTGGGTGGTCACCAACAGAATACCCATACCCTGGGTGTCTGGGACCTCG GCATCAACCCCTGTGGTTGGAGGCGTGCTGTCTCTCATTAATGACCGGCGGCTGCTGAAGGGCCTTCCTGTCCTGGGCTTCTTCAACCCTCGCCTCTACAAGCTCCAAGGACAGGCCCTCTTCGAT GTGACTGAAGGATGCCACTTGAGCTGTCTGGATGAACAGGTTCAGGGTCGAGGTTTCTGTGCGGCCCCATCGTGGGACCCCGTCACAGGCTGGGGGACGCCCAACTACCCTGCACTGCTGGCTGTCCTGCTTTCTGAATGA
- the yy1a gene encoding transcriptional repressor protein YY1a, with translation MASGDTLYIETDGSEMPAEIVELHEIEVETIETTVVGDDGDHQPMIALQPLDSDDPDCMHPHQEVILVQTREEVVGEDDSELHTDDGYEDQILIPVPAVEDDFIEQTLVTVAGRSSSTSRMKRAGGGKKAGKKSYLRGGDMGRKWEQKQVQIKTLEGEFSVTMWASDDKKDIDHEEQIIGENSPDYSEYMTGKKLPPGGIPGIDLSDPKQLAEFARMKPRKVKEDDAPRTIACPHKGCTKMFRDNSAMRKHLHTHGPRVHVCAECGKAFVESSKLKRHQLVHTGEKPFQCTFEGCGKRFSLDFNLRTHVRIHTGDRPYVCPFDGCNKKFAQSTNLKSHILTHAKAKNSQ, from the exons ATGGCGTCGGGGGACACCCTGTATATAGAAACGGACGGGTCAGAAATGCCAGCCGAAATAGTGGAACTACACGAAATCGAAGTAGAGACCATCGAGACCACAGTTGTTGGAGACGACGGAGACCATCAGCCCATGATCGCCTTGCAGCCTCTGGACTCGGACGATCCGGACTGCATGCATCCGCACCAGGAGGTGATTCTGGTGCAAACAAGAGAGGAGGTCGTGGGCGAGGACGATTCCGAACTGCACACGGATGACGGTTACGAGGACCAAATCCTCATCCCGGTGCCCGCTGTGGAGGATGACTTTATCGAACAGACTCTCGTTACCGTCGCCGGGAGAAGCTCCTCGACCAGCCGGATGAAGCGAGCTGGAGGCGGAAAGAAAGCGGGCAAAAAGAGCTACCTGCGAGGGGGTGACATGGGCAGGAAATGGGAGCAGAAGCAGGTCCAGATAAAGACGCTGGAGGGGGAGTTCTCGGTAACTATGTGGGCTTCGG ATGACAAGAAGGATATAGACCACGAGGAGCAAATTATTGGTGAAAACTCTCCGGATTATTCCGAATACATGACCGGGAAGAAGCTTCCTCCTGGAGGAATCCCGGGCATCGACTTGTCAGACCCCAAACAGCTGGCAGAGTTCGCCAG AATGAAACCAAGAAAAGTAAAAGAAGACGATGCACCTCGCACAATAGCTTGTCCGCACAAA GGATGCACCAAGATGTTCAGGGACAACTCGGCAATGAGGAAGCACTTGCATACCCATGGGCCTCGCGTGCACGTCTGCGCGGAGTGTGGCAAAGCCTTCGTTGAAAGTTCAAAGCTTAAGAGGCATCAACTTGTGCACACGGGAGAGAAACCCTTCCAG TGCACGTTCGAGGGCTGCGGCAAGCGGTTCTCTCTGGACTTTAACTTGCGCACACACGTTCGTATTCACACCGGAGATCGCCCATACGTGTGTCCCTTTGATGGCTGCAACAAAAAGTTTGCCCAGTCAACCAACCTGAAGTCTCACATCCTCACGCACGCCAAAGCCAAAAACAGCCAGTGA